One Chitinophagaceae bacterium C216 genomic window carries:
- the rny gene encoding Ribonuclease Y: protein MDPIISFVIVAVVALLVGIIAGKFIFAKSTKEKIQEAELKAQTIIKEAELRAENIRKEKELQAKEKIVSLKSAHDKEVNERNRKLAETENRIRQREQLLIQKELTLEKQVKDNDVIKENLNKQIEIVNKKRTELEKHQEEHIRRLEKIASLTAEEAKSQLIETLKNEAITQAIGIQQEIIDEAKQKANKEARKIIIQTIQRTAAEQAIENSITVFNLESDEVKGQIIGREGRNIRALEAATGVDLIVDDTPEAILLSCFDPLRREIARLSLQRLVTDGRIHPARIEEVVEKTRKQIEEQVMEIGERTVIDLGIHGLHKELVRMVGRMRYRSSYGQNLLMHSRETANLCATMAAELGLNPKLAKRAGLLHDIGKVPDEESELSHALLGAKLAEKYGESPAVVNAIAAHHDEVEMKYIIAPIVQACDAISGARPGARREIMQQYLQRIKDLENLAVSYPGVEKAYAIQAGRELRVIVESDKVTDQDSDRLSFEIAQRIQSEMTFPGQIKVTVIREKRAVNVAR from the coding sequence ATGGATCCCATAATAAGTTTTGTTATAGTGGCTGTGGTTGCCCTACTGGTTGGCATTATAGCGGGTAAATTTATTTTTGCTAAAAGCACAAAAGAAAAGATTCAGGAAGCGGAATTAAAAGCGCAAACTATCATAAAAGAGGCTGAATTAAGAGCTGAAAATATTAGAAAAGAAAAAGAATTACAGGCGAAGGAAAAAATCGTTTCTTTAAAATCAGCTCATGATAAAGAAGTAAATGAGCGCAATCGCAAACTTGCCGAAACCGAAAACCGCATTAGACAAAGAGAACAGCTGTTAATTCAAAAAGAATTGACGCTGGAAAAACAGGTTAAAGACAACGACGTTATTAAGGAAAACCTTAACAAACAAATCGAAATCGTCAATAAAAAACGCACAGAGCTGGAGAAACACCAGGAAGAACATATCCGGCGTCTGGAAAAAATTGCTTCGCTTACTGCAGAAGAAGCCAAAAGCCAACTGATAGAAACTCTTAAAAACGAAGCAATAACACAGGCAATCGGCATTCAGCAGGAAATTATTGACGAGGCAAAACAGAAAGCAAATAAAGAAGCCCGTAAAATTATTATTCAAACCATTCAGCGTACTGCTGCGGAACAAGCCATTGAAAACTCAATTACCGTTTTCAATCTGGAAAGTGATGAGGTAAAAGGACAAATTATCGGTCGTGAAGGTCGTAATATTCGTGCGTTGGAAGCCGCTACTGGAGTAGACCTGATTGTGGACGATACCCCAGAAGCTATTTTATTGTCCTGCTTTGACCCGCTTCGCCGTGAGATTGCCCGACTTAGTTTACAACGCTTGGTGACAGATGGTCGTATCCACCCGGCACGCATCGAGGAAGTGGTAGAAAAAACCCGCAAACAGATCGAAGAACAGGTAATGGAAATCGGCGAACGCACCGTTATCGATTTAGGCATTCACGGTCTGCATAAAGAACTGGTAAGAATGGTAGGGCGCATGCGCTATCGTTCTTCATACGGACAAAATCTGCTCATGCACAGCCGTGAAACTGCTAATCTTTGTGCTACGATGGCTGCCGAGCTGGGATTGAACCCCAAACTGGCTAAACGCGCCGGTTTATTACACGATATTGGTAAAGTACCTGATGAAGAAAGCGAGCTGAGCCACGCACTGCTGGGTGCTAAGTTGGCCGAAAAATATGGCGAAAGCCCTGCAGTGGTAAATGCCATTGCCGCTCACCACGATGAAGTGGAAATGAAATACATTATTGCTCCTATTGTGCAGGCTTGCGACGCCATTAGTGGTGCCCGTCCGGGAGCCCGCCGCGAAATTATGCAGCAATATCTGCAACGCATTAAAGACCTCGAAAATCTCGCTGTAAGCTATCCAGGTGTAGAAAAAGCTTACGCAATTCAAGCGGGACGCGAGCTGCGTGTTATTGTAGAATCGGACAAAGTAACTGACCAAGATAGTGACAGGCTCTCCTTCGAGATTGCACAAAGAATTCAGTCGGAAATGACCTTCCCCGGACAAATAAAAGTTACTGTCATCCGCGAGAAGAGAGCTGTAAACGTGGCCAGATAA